From a region of the Verrucomicrobiia bacterium genome:
- a CDS encoding proline racemase family protein, which translates to MRKVTIIDSHTGGEPTRVVTAGGPDLGRGPLAERRDAFRREHDHFRSAVVNEPRGSDVVVGALLVEPTDPACAAGVIFFNNVGYLGMCGHGTIGLMVTLAHLGRIQPGEHRIETPVGIVTATLHANGEVSVGNVPSWRAQAGVTVDVPGFGPVTGDVAWGGNWFFLVEKHGQELTLANADRLTDFCWRVRQAVNAQGFPDVDHVELFGPPTLAGAHSRNFVQCPGKAYDRSPCGTGTSAKLACLAAAGKLPPGETWVQESIIGSTFAGKFTWLDRAAGQIAPVITGAAFVNAEATQLLDESDPFCWGIRTL; encoded by the coding sequence ATGCGCAAGGTAACCATCATCGATTCCCATACGGGCGGCGAACCGACCCGCGTCGTGACAGCCGGCGGCCCGGACCTCGGCCGCGGCCCGCTCGCGGAACGCCGCGACGCCTTCCGCCGCGAGCACGACCATTTCCGCTCGGCCGTCGTCAATGAACCGCGCGGTTCGGACGTCGTCGTGGGCGCGTTGCTGGTGGAGCCCACCGACCCGGCGTGCGCAGCGGGCGTCATCTTCTTCAACAACGTCGGTTACCTCGGCATGTGCGGGCACGGCACCATCGGACTCATGGTGACGCTGGCGCATCTGGGCCGCATTCAACCGGGCGAACACCGGATTGAAACCCCCGTCGGCATCGTCACGGCGACCTTGCACGCGAACGGTGAAGTGTCCGTGGGCAACGTGCCCAGCTGGCGCGCACAGGCCGGCGTAACCGTGGACGTGCCCGGATTCGGACCCGTGACCGGCGACGTGGCGTGGGGCGGCAACTGGTTTTTCCTCGTCGAAAAGCACGGTCAGGAATTGACGCTGGCGAACGCGGACCGGCTCACGGATTTTTGCTGGCGGGTGCGCCAGGCCGTCAACGCCCAGGGCTTTCCGGACGTGGATCACGTCGAGCTGTTCGGTCCGCCCACTTTGGCGGGCGCGCATTCGCGGAATTTTGTGCAATGCCCGGGCAAGGCTTACGACCGGTCGCCGTGCGGCACGGGCACCAGCGCCAAGCTGGCGTGCCTCGCCGCCGCCGGCAAATTGCCACCCGGCGAAACCTGGGTGCAGGAAAGCATCATCGGCAGCACGTTTGCCGGAAAATTCACCTGGCTCGACCGCGCCGCCGGTCAGATCGCACCGGTCATCACCGGCGCGGCGTTTGTAAATGCCGAGGCCACCCAGCTCCTCGACGAAAGCGACCCGTTCTGCTGGGGCATCCGGACGTTATGA
- a CDS encoding FAD-dependent oxidoreductase produces MSKRILIVGAGVVGLSTAYYCARRGFNVTVVERKPAERDGTSFGNAGMVVPSHFIPLAAPGMVALGLKWMWNPASPFFIKPRLDAGLLSWGLKFWRAASPGHVRRAAPLIRDLSLASRACFEEIAALPGVDFGLVKRGLLMLCQTEHTLHEEAGTAERARALGIPADVLDARQTTALDPAARMNIAGAVHFPLDCHLDPARFMAALQAQSAALGVQFLWQSEGLDFRVENRRLRALTTASGDALEADEFVLCGGSWTPALARRLGLKLPMEAGKGYSLTLSRPRRALQLCSILTEARVAVTPMGDTLRVGGTMELAGLNERISPIRVRSIIESFCRYYPEFEPADFDGIQPWVGLRPCSPDGLPYVGRTASFANVSLATGHAMMGMSLGPVTGQLMAQVLAGEPPACELTQLSPDRYQ; encoded by the coding sequence ATGAGCAAACGCATCCTCATCGTGGGCGCCGGCGTCGTCGGACTGAGCACGGCTTACTACTGCGCCCGCCGCGGATTCAACGTCACAGTGGTCGAGCGCAAGCCGGCCGAGCGCGACGGCACGTCGTTTGGCAACGCCGGCATGGTGGTGCCGAGCCATTTCATTCCGCTCGCGGCGCCCGGCATGGTCGCGCTGGGCCTGAAATGGATGTGGAATCCCGCCTCGCCGTTCTTCATCAAGCCGCGCCTGGATGCGGGTCTGCTGAGCTGGGGCCTGAAGTTCTGGCGCGCCGCCAGCCCCGGGCACGTCCGCCGCGCCGCGCCGTTGATTCGCGATCTTTCGCTCGCCAGCCGCGCGTGCTTTGAGGAAATCGCCGCGCTGCCCGGCGTGGACTTTGGCCTGGTGAAACGCGGACTGCTCATGCTCTGCCAGACGGAACACACGCTGCACGAAGAAGCCGGCACCGCGGAACGCGCCCGGGCGCTGGGCATTCCGGCGGACGTGCTCGACGCGCGGCAGACGACCGCCCTCGATCCGGCGGCGCGCATGAACATTGCCGGTGCGGTGCATTTTCCGCTGGATTGCCACCTCGACCCGGCGCGGTTCATGGCGGCGTTGCAGGCGCAGTCGGCCGCGCTCGGCGTGCAATTCCTCTGGCAGTCCGAGGGGCTGGATTTCCGGGTCGAAAACCGCCGCCTCCGGGCGCTCACCACGGCATCGGGCGACGCCTTGGAAGCCGACGAATTCGTTCTCTGTGGCGGATCCTGGACGCCCGCGCTGGCACGCCGGCTCGGCCTCAAACTGCCGATGGAAGCAGGCAAAGGCTACAGCCTCACCCTGTCGCGGCCCCGGCGCGCGCTGCAACTCTGCTCCATCCTGACCGAGGCACGCGTGGCCGTGACGCCGATGGGCGACACATTGCGTGTGGGCGGCACCATGGAACTCGCCGGCCTGAACGAGCGCATCAGCCCGATTCGCGTGCGCAGCATCATCGAATCGTTCTGCCGCTATTACCCGGAATTTGAGCCTGCGGATTTTGACGGGATCCAGCCGTGGGTTGGCCTGCGACCGTGCTCGCCCGACGGGCTGCCGTATGTGGGGCGCACGGCGAGCTTCGCCAACGTTTCGCTGGCCACCGGCCACGCCATGATGGGCATGAGCCTCGGTCCGGTAACAGGCCAGCTCATGGCACAGGTGCTCGCCGGCGAACCCCCGGCCTGCGAGCTGACGCAGCTTTCGCCCGACCGTTATCAATGA
- a CDS encoding dihydrodipicolinate synthase family protein: protein MKWAGVMPAITTAFKPDYSVDHAFIARHAQWLVKNGCTGIVALGSLGESATLRFDEKVAILKTLVAAVGDQVPVVAGIASLSTLEAVDLAKAAAGAGCSGLMVLPPYVYSSDWREMKAHLQPVFRATKLSCMLYNNPVSYKTDFLPEQIAELARAHANLHAVKESSADARRVTALKALCGDRLALFVGVDDLIVEGIRAGATGWVAGLVNAFPRESVALYNYALRGENKKADALYRWFLPLLRMDTVPKFVQLIKLVQQEIGMGHERVRAPRCVMAGAERKAALATLKAALAKRPKL, encoded by the coding sequence ATGAAATGGGCCGGCGTCATGCCGGCCATCACCACCGCGTTCAAACCTGATTACAGCGTGGACCACGCGTTCATCGCGCGCCACGCCCAATGGCTGGTCAAAAACGGCTGCACCGGCATCGTCGCGCTCGGTTCGCTCGGCGAAAGCGCCACGCTGCGGTTCGACGAGAAAGTGGCCATTTTGAAAACCCTCGTGGCCGCCGTGGGCGACCAGGTGCCGGTGGTGGCGGGCATCGCCTCACTGAGCACGCTGGAGGCGGTGGACCTCGCGAAAGCCGCGGCTGGCGCGGGCTGCTCCGGTTTGATGGTTCTGCCGCCCTACGTGTATTCGAGCGACTGGCGCGAAATGAAGGCGCACCTGCAACCGGTCTTCCGCGCAACGAAGCTGTCGTGCATGCTTTACAACAACCCGGTTTCCTACAAAACGGATTTCCTGCCGGAGCAAATCGCGGAGCTGGCCCGGGCCCACGCCAACCTGCACGCCGTGAAGGAATCCAGCGCCGACGCCCGCCGCGTGACCGCGCTGAAGGCGTTGTGCGGGGACCGGCTGGCGCTGTTCGTGGGCGTGGATGATTTGATCGTGGAAGGCATCCGGGCCGGCGCCACCGGCTGGGTGGCCGGGCTCGTCAATGCGTTCCCCCGCGAATCCGTGGCCCTTTACAATTACGCGCTGCGGGGCGAAAACAAGAAGGCCGACGCGTTGTATCGCTGGTTCCTGCCCCTGCTGCGCATGGACACCGTTCCGAAGTTCGTCCAGCTCATCAAGCTGGTGCAGCAGGAAATCGGCATGGGTCACGAGCGCGTCCGGGCGCCGCGCTGCGTGATGGCGGGCGCCGAACGCAAGGCCGCGCTGGCCACCTTGAAAGCCGCCCTGGCCAAACGTCCAAAGCTGTAA
- a CDS encoding SET domain-containing protein-lysine N-methyltransferase, translating into MMLIQTRVRPSAIHGLGLFAEEFVPRGTPVWRFVHEWDREFTPPQVAALPLPAQRHVQWFAFRDAARDCWVLGGDGSIFMNHAVQPNTGAPPAAVLPVTTVALRDIGAGEELTCDYFAFDAAAAQKLSGGA; encoded by the coding sequence ATGATGCTCATTCAAACGCGCGTGCGGCCCAGCGCCATTCACGGGCTGGGATTGTTCGCGGAGGAATTCGTGCCGCGTGGCACGCCGGTGTGGCGCTTCGTGCACGAATGGGACCGCGAATTCACGCCCCCCCAGGTCGCCGCCCTTCCACTCCCGGCGCAACGGCACGTGCAATGGTTCGCCTTCCGCGACGCCGCCCGTGACTGCTGGGTGCTCGGTGGCGACGGTTCCATCTTCATGAACCACGCGGTGCAGCCCAACACGGGCGCGCCGCCGGCTGCAGTTTTGCCGGTGACCACCGTGGCCTTGCGTGACATAGGCGCAGGCGAGGAGCTGACCTGCGACTATTTCGCGTTTGATGCGGCGGCAGCGCAAAAGTTGTCCGGTGGTGCGTGA
- a CDS encoding MFS domain-containing histidine kinase, translating into MPDLDSAFAPSAAPEISGRPDRPVRLGGRVWGALSRQLARQTDRFIPAACDQNPDAARRARLICRFGFLGAFFGLIYATFYLLIGHDWGALVIVICSSGFATMPALLRRTGSMDIAGNALVLILILGFAALCCLEGGMTGHALAWLASVPLCALLLLGRGAAGRWMVASFAACAGIVGLNLAGVPLPPAYDPRWEGLVSAAGYLGFILFMFLLGVIFETSREQAFGKMQQALAELERSNTELVHLNQEKNEFLGIAAHDLKNPLTVVIGTAELLKFSRDETKREQLLGNIVGAGTRMLHLIKNLLDANAIEQGRFTSNLERCDLHALTHECLEHNRPSATRKEIQLRLETDSPCWCRADRNATMQILDNLLSNAVKYSPFKTTVHLRVTMNGSTAMVSVRDEGPGLSEADQRKLFGKFTRLSARPTGGESSNGLGLSIVKRLAEAMHGSVRCESRLGEGATFILELPAWQD; encoded by the coding sequence ATGCCCGATCTTGATTCAGCTTTCGCGCCGTCGGCCGCTCCAGAGATTTCAGGCCGGCCGGACCGGCCGGTGCGCCTGGGGGGGCGGGTGTGGGGCGCCCTCAGCCGGCAACTGGCGCGGCAGACGGATCGTTTCATTCCCGCGGCGTGCGACCAGAATCCGGACGCGGCCCGGCGGGCGCGGCTGATTTGCCGGTTCGGGTTTCTGGGCGCGTTCTTCGGACTCATTTACGCCACGTTCTATTTGCTGATCGGCCACGACTGGGGTGCGCTGGTGATTGTGATTTGCAGCTCCGGCTTTGCGACGATGCCCGCGTTGCTGCGGCGCACGGGCTCGATGGACATCGCGGGGAACGCGCTGGTGCTGATTCTGATTCTCGGCTTTGCGGCGTTGTGCTGTCTCGAAGGCGGCATGACCGGACACGCCCTGGCCTGGCTGGCAAGCGTGCCGCTGTGCGCGTTGTTGCTGCTCGGCCGCGGGGCGGCGGGGCGGTGGATGGTGGCCAGCTTCGCGGCGTGCGCCGGCATTGTGGGCCTGAATCTCGCCGGCGTGCCGTTGCCGCCCGCGTATGACCCGCGCTGGGAGGGCCTGGTGTCCGCCGCCGGCTATCTCGGGTTCATTCTGTTCATGTTTCTGCTCGGGGTGATTTTTGAAACCAGCCGCGAGCAGGCCTTCGGCAAAATGCAGCAGGCGCTCGCCGAACTCGAAAGGTCCAACACCGAGCTGGTCCACCTGAATCAGGAGAAGAACGAATTCCTCGGCATTGCGGCGCACGACTTGAAGAATCCGCTCACGGTGGTCATCGGCACGGCGGAGCTGCTCAAGTTCAGCCGCGATGAAACGAAACGGGAACAGTTGCTCGGCAACATCGTCGGCGCCGGCACCCGCATGCTGCACCTGATCAAAAACCTGCTCGACGCCAACGCCATCGAACAGGGCAGGTTCACCTCGAACCTCGAACGCTGTGACCTTCACGCACTGACGCATGAATGTTTGGAGCACAACCGGCCGTCGGCCACGCGCAAGGAAATCCAACTGCGCCTGGAGACGGACTCGCCGTGCTGGTGCCGGGCCGATCGTAACGCCACGATGCAAATTCTCGACAACCTTTTGTCCAACGCCGTGAAGTATTCGCCGTTCAAGACCACCGTTCACCTCCGCGTGACGATGAACGGCTCCACGGCAATGGTTTCCGTCCGTGACGAAGGGCCGGGCCTCAGCGAGGCGGATCAGCGCAAACTGTTCGGCAAGTTCACCCGGCTCAGCGCCCGGCCCACGGGCGGCGAATCGTCCAACGGGCTGGGGCTCTCCATCGTCAAGCGCCTCGCTGAAGCCATGCACGGCTCGGTGCGGTGCGAAAGCCGTCTCGGCGAGGGCGCCACCTTCATTCTGGAGCTGCCCGCGTGGCAGGACTGA
- a CDS encoding AraC family transcriptional regulator: MTPAQLQTELFSQLAEPFTGEALFDCLADLVFFIKNRRCEYVVVNRTLVERCGRRDKRELIGRRADELFPLPLGEGYRAQDESVLRNGTPILNQLELHFYPTGGRGWCLTNKLPLRNRAGQVVGLVGISKDLRAANERGEDYSAVAKVVQHMQQNFGSTLRVKELARQAGLSSYQFEQRIRRIFQLTAGQLIQKIRMEAAVKRLRETNDPIAVIALDCGYSDQSAFTRQFRQTAGLSPSHYRAALGNQL, translated from the coding sequence ATGACCCCGGCGCAACTCCAAACCGAGCTTTTCTCCCAACTGGCCGAGCCGTTCACCGGCGAAGCCTTGTTCGACTGTCTGGCCGACCTGGTCTTTTTCATCAAGAACCGCCGCTGCGAATACGTGGTGGTCAACCGCACGCTGGTGGAACGCTGCGGGCGGCGGGACAAACGGGAGTTGATTGGCCGGCGCGCGGATGAACTCTTTCCCCTGCCACTGGGGGAAGGTTACCGCGCACAGGACGAAAGTGTGCTGCGAAACGGCACGCCCATCCTGAATCAACTGGAACTTCATTTCTATCCGACCGGCGGCCGCGGCTGGTGCCTGACCAACAAACTTCCGTTGCGGAACCGCGCAGGCCAGGTCGTCGGGCTCGTGGGGATTTCCAAGGATTTGCGCGCGGCGAACGAGCGGGGCGAGGATTACTCGGCGGTGGCGAAGGTGGTGCAGCACATGCAGCAAAATTTTGGCAGCACCCTGCGCGTGAAGGAACTCGCGCGCCAGGCCGGGCTGTCCAGCTACCAGTTCGAACAGCGGATTCGGCGGATCTTCCAGCTCACCGCGGGACAGCTGATTCAGAAAATCCGCATGGAAGCCGCCGTCAAGCGCCTGCGCGAGACCAACGATCCCATTGCCGTCATCGCGCTGGACTGCGGTTATTCCGACCAGAGCGCCTTCACCCGCCAGTTCCGCCAGACGGCGGGCCTGTCCCCTTCGCACTACCGCGCCGCGCTGGGAAATCAGTTGTAG